A stretch of DNA from Variovorax paradoxus:
TGTGACGGAATGAAAAAAGCCGGCCCCGAAAGGCCGGCTTTTTGCTGCGCGCTCGCCGCGCAAATTTCACATGGCGCGGAACAGGTGCGCGTAGAGCCGGCTGACCGGGATCTTCTCGGCCCGCCCGCGCAGCGCCAGGTGCAGCTTGCCGGCCTCGTCGCGGTGCACCGCCTCGATGGCGGCGCTGCGCACCACCACCGCGCGGTGCACCTGCCAGAAGGTGTCGGGGTCGAGTTGGGGCAGCAGCTGCTTGAGGGGCGTGCGGATCAGGTATTCCTGCGTGGCGGTGAGCACGCGCAGGTATTTGTCGGCGGCCTCGAAATACAGCACCTCGTCGATCGGCACCATGCGCACGGTGGCGCCGCCGGCATCGCTGGCGGCGATCATGCGCAGCGGCACGGATGACGACGATGCCGATGCCGATGGGGCACCGCCGGCGGCGCCCAGCACCTGGCGCCACTGGGCGAGGGTGCGCTCCAGCACCTCCTCGGCCGGGACGGGCGGCGTCATCGACGGCGCCGTCGCCGCCAATGCCTGCCGCAGCCGCGCCACGGTCTTGCGCAGGCGCTCGGGCTGCACGGGCTTGAGCACGTAGTCGATGGCCTCGGCCTCGAAGGCGCGCGCGGCGTACTCGTCGTAGGCGGTCACGAACACCAGCTGCGGCATCGGCGCCTCGTCGGTGGGCCAGCTGTCGGCCAGCTCGGCGGCGGCGCCCAGGCCGTCGAGGCCGGGCATGCGGATGTCGAAGAACAGCACCTGCGGCAGCAGCCTCAGCGCTTCGCGCACGGCGCTGCGGCCGTCGCGGGCGGTGGCGACCACGCGCAACTCGGGCCAGGCGGCGGCCAGTTCGGCCTGCAGGGCCTGGGCCAGCAGGGGTTCGTCTTCGGCGATGAGGGCGGTGAGGGGCATCGTCTTCCTGTCGTCGTGGGCATGTTCAGGCGGGCAGGGGAAGGTTCAGGGTGACGCACGTACCGCCGCCCGAGGTCGCGGGACTCAGGCTCAGGCGGCTTTGCTCGCCGTACACGGTGGCCAGCCGCTCGCGCACCTGTTCGAGCCCGAAGCCGCTGCCTTCTTCCGAGGGCTGTTGAGGTGCGGCATCGAGCCCGACCCCGGTGTCGCTCACTTCGATGACCAGTTCGCCCGCCTCGCGGCGCGCGCGCACGGCGATTTCGCCGCCTTCGACCTGGGGCTCGAGCCCGTGGCGGATGCTGTTCTCGACCAGCGGCTGCAGCAGCAGCGGCGGCACCGGCGTATCGCGCAGGTCGTCGGGCAGGTCGAGCGTGTAGCGCAGGCGCTCGCCCATGCGCACCGACATCAGTTCGAGGTAATCGCCCAGCCGGTCGAACTCGGCCGACAGCGGATGCGACAGCGCGCGTGAGCCGTTGAGGGTCATGCGCAGATAGCTGTTGAGCCGGTCGAGCATGGCCACGGCGCGCGGTGGATCGACGGTGATGAGCGCGCGCAGGTTGGCCAGCGTGTTGAAGAGCATGTGCGGCTCGAGTTGCGTTTCGAGCAGCTTGAGGCGGGCTTCGGTGGCATTGCGCTGGGCCAGGTCGATCTGGCGTTGCATGTGCTTGCTGCGCCCCAGGCTGTAGAAGAGGTAGCACATGCCGATGGTGGCCGCCAGCGTGATGACGATGGTGGAGGCCATCCGGTGCCGGGCGAAGCCGCTGAAGTCGAACAGCGGCCGCCCGACCCAGGCGTCCCCGATGGCCCCGCCGCCGAGGAAGCCCAGCACGACGCCGAAGGCCACCAGCACGAAGCCCCAGGGGCCGTGCGGCCAGAGCACGTCGTTCCTGCCGCTGATGAACAGGCGGCCGGTGTCGATGACCAGCCAGCTGATGGTTCCGATCGACAGCGAATACACCATCTGCGAATCCCAGCTGCCCATGCCCGAGACCGTCAATGCCGCGGCGATGACGCAGCAGAAGGCGACCGTGATCAGGCCATGCCGCAGGATGTCCCGGAGGTTCTCGGCGCGAAAGCGCGAGGGGCGGGCGGTGTCCGCCGCTGCCGTCATCAACGGTCCTCGGCGCCCAGGGTGCGGCGCTCGCGCGCCACCAGCCGGTCGTAGAAGCCGCCGCCGGGCGCGAGGAACCAGACCACCGCGCCGTGGATCAGCAGCCCCAGGCCCCAGCCCATGAGCGGGTAGACGGCCCAGGTGTGGCCGCGCGAGGCGGCCAGCCCGCCCAGGCCCAGGTTGACGACGACGTAGACGAAGGCGTGGATGTACCAGCCCATCTTGGCGCCGGCGCGGCGGCGGGCGCGCTTTTCAAGGTCGGCGTCGGCACGGTTCGAAGGGGTGGATGTGTTCATGAGAGTTCTCCTTGGACAGACAGATCAGGATGGGATGGTTTTTGGATGCGTTCGAACTCGGTCCTGACTGTTCTGGCCGCAAGGGTCGGAACGGGACCGGAATCTTAGGCCGCGCGCGCCCCGCTGACCATCGCACCCGACGCAGCCGCCAGCCGCCAAAGCCGCGCGGCACGGGCCGCGAAGATGCCGCTGAAGGCGCCGTACAGCGCGGGCACGCCCAGGGCGAAGGCCGCGTGGGGGCGCAGCTCGGGGTGCATCGCCAGCGACACGCCGACCACGTACTTGGTGAAGAAGATGCCCATCATCAGCATCAGCGGCACGGCGGTGCCGGCCACCTCGAACTGGCGCACCGCGGCGTCGTAGCGCGTGGTCGCGGGCAGCGGGCGGCGCAGCACCAGCGCCACGAGCAGCAGCGCCGCCACGGCCCAGCCGAGCAGCGCGCCGGCCGAGTCGCCGAACACCGACACCACGCCGTAGAACGACAGGCCGGCCATCGCGACCGGCATCACCAGCACGCGATTCAGGCCGAGGCGGTTGGCCACGAGCTGGCGGCCGCCGAGCCAGGCCAGCAGGACGAACACGGCAAACACCCACTTGGGTGTGTGAAGAAGGATCTGCATCAGCATGGAAGGCTCCGTTCGGTGGGAAGAAGACAAAGAGGGCAGCGAATCGATGGAGCGGACTGTGCCGATGCCGCCCGGCTGCCGCCACGGCCCTGCGACGAAATGCCGATGAGCGGCGTGAAGTGCCGGTCGCCGGCGTGAATGGCGGGCGGAAGGGCGCAGCAGATGTCCCTCGGAAGCTTTACCGTCGCTTTACGGCACGGAAAACTTGGGGAGTGATATTTCGCGCTGTACTCTAGGCCGCCTCCCTTCAGGCCGCCTTTCGCACCCCTTCGCACGCACCGCCCATGGATTCCCACACGCCCCCCGAGCCTCTGCCACCCATCGTGTCGCCGACCCATCCTCCGGCGCGCCGGCGCCGCTGGTTCGGAAGCCTGATGGCCCTGCTTCTGCTAGTGGCCCTCGGGGGCGGTGCCTGGTACCTGATCCAGCGTTCCAAATCACCGGCGCCCGGCGCGGGTGGACCCGGCGCCGGGGCGGGCCGGCCGGGCGGTGGGCCCGGCGGTCCGGGCGGGCGGGCGGGTGGCGGCGGCCCGGCCTCCAGCACCGTCGGCACCGCCGTCGCGCGGCAGGCCGACATTCCGGTGCAGCTCGAAGCGCTGGGCACGGTCACGCCGCTGGCCAATGTGACGGTGCAGCCCCAAGTGTCGGGCGTGCTCACGGCCGTGCTGTTCAAGGAAGGCCAGATGGTCAAGAAAGGCGACGTGCTCGCCACCATCGACCCGCAGCCCTTCGAGAACGCGCTGGCGCAGGCCGCCGGTGCACGCCAGCGCGACGAGGCGCAACTGGCCGCGGCGCGCGTCACGCTGCAGCGCTACCAGACGCTGCTCGGGCAGGACTCCATCGCCCGCCAGGAGGTCGACACCCAGGCCGCGCTGGTCAAGCAGCTCGAAGGCACGGTGGCCATCGACCGCGCCAACGAGAACACGGCCAAGCTCAACCTGGCCTGGAGCCGCATCACGGCGCCGGTGAGCGGGCGCATCGGCCTGCGGCCGGTGGACGCGGGCAACTACATCTCGACCGGCAGCACGGGCGGCGTGGCCACCATCACGCAGATCGCGCCCATCGACGTCGAGTTCTCCATTCCGCAAGACCGCGTGCCCGAGGTGCAGGAACGGCTGGGGCAGGGCGCCACGCTCGCCACCACCGCCTTCGACCGCACGCGCACGCGCCGACTGGCCGAGGGCACTTTTTCCACGCTCGACAACATGGTCGACACGCAGACCGGCACCGTGAAGGCCAAGGCGCGTTTCACCAACGCCGACGGCGCGCTGTTCCCGAACCAGTTCGTCAACCTGCGGCTGCTGCTGCGCACCGTGAGCAGCGCGGTGGTGGTGCCGGTCACGGCGCTGCGCCACGGTCCGAACGGCGATTACGTGTATGTGGTGACGGCCGAGAACACGGCCTCGCAGCGCCCGGTGACACGCGGTGAATCGAGTGTCGATTTCGCCTCGATCACCAAGGGCCTGCAGCCCGGCGAAACCGTGGTGACCGAAGGCGGCGATCGACTGAAGGACGGCGCGCGCGTGCAGACCACGGTCGACCGGCCCGCCGGTGCGGCCTCTGGTGCAGCAGCGCCGGGCGGACGGCGCGGCGGACGTCGGCAGGAAGGCGCCGGCGGTGCGCGTCCGTCCGAAGCGGCTGCGCCTGCCGCGCCATTGCAGGCACCCACTGCGCCGGCCGCAGCACCTGCGGCAACAACGCCCGCACCTGCTGCAGCCCCTGCAGCCACCACACCCGCCAAGCTCCCCACCCCCGAACAGCGCCAGCGCATGCTCGACGCGGCCAAGGACGACCCCGAACAGCTCGAACGCCGCAAGCGTTTTCTCGAAGCGCTCGACCGCGGCGACCCGGCCGCGCTGGAGCGTTGGCAACGTCAGTCCGAGCGCGGCGGCGCCGGCGGCGAACGCGGCGGTGAGGGACGGCGCAGCCCATGAGCGCCGTGCCGGGCCGCCCCAAACAAGCTCGCACCGCAGTGCGAAGCACGAAGGTATATCTATGAGCCCGTCGCGCCCGTTCATCCTGCGGCCGGTCGCCACCTCGCTGCTGATGTTGGCCATCGTGCTGGCCGGCCTGGTGGCGTTTCGCTTCCTGCCGCTGGCGGCGCTGCCGCAGGTCGACTACCCGACCATCCAGGTCCAGACGCTCTACCCCGGGGCCAGCCCCGAGGTCATGAGCAACACCGTCACCGCGCCGCTCGAACGCCAGTTCGGCCAGATGTCGGGGCTCGACCGCATGAGTTCGACCAGCGCCGCGGGCGTGTCGATCATCACGCTGCAGTTCTCGCTGGGCCAGACGCTCGACGTCGCCGAGCAGGAAGTGCAGGCCGCTATCAACGCCGGCGGCTCGCTGCTGCCGGCCGACCTGCCCGCGCCGCCGGTGTACGCCAAGGTCAACCCGGCCGACGCGCCCGTGCTCACGCTGGCCATCACCTCCGACACGCTGCCGCTCACCGAGGTGCAGAACCTCGTGAACACCCGGCTCGCGCAGAAGATCAGCCAGGTCTCGGGCGTGGGCCTCGTGTCGCTCAGCGGCGGGCAGCGCCCGGCCGTGCGCATCCAGGCCAACACGCAGGCGCTCGCGGCCAACGGCATCGGCCTCGATACGCTGCGCACCGCCATCAGCGCGGCCAACTCCAACGGCGCCAAAGGCAGCTTCGACGGCCCCAAGCGCGCCTACACCATCAACTCGAACGACCAGCTGCTCACGGTCGACGACTACAAGAACCTCATCGTCAGCTACAAGAACGGCGCGCCGATCCGCATGGTCGACGTGGCGCGCGTGGTCAACAGCGCCGAGAACGCACAGCTGGGCGCCTGGTCCGGGCGCAAGGTCGATGGCGAGGTGCAGCTCACGCCGGCCATCATCCTGAACGTGCAGCGCCAGCCCGGCGCCAACGTGATCGCCACCGTCAACGCCATCAAGACGCAGCTGCCCGAGCTGCAGGCCGGCCTGCCCGCGGGCCTGCAGATCGAGGTGCTGAGCGACCGCACCGCCGGCATCCGTTCGTCGGTGCAGCACGTCGAGATGGAGCTGGTGCTGGCCGTGGTGCTCGTGGTGCTGGTGATCTTCGCGTTCCTGGGCAGCCTGCGCGCCACCGTCATCGCCAGCATCGCCGTGCCGATCTCGCTGATCGGCAGCTTCGGCCTGATGTACCTGCTGGGCTACAGCCTGAACAACCTGAGCCTGATGGCGCTGACCATCGCGACCGGCTTCGTGGTCGACGACGCGATCGTCATGATCGAGAACATCGCGCGCTACATCGAGGAAGGCGAAAAGCCGCTGCAGGCCGCGTTCAAGGGCGCCGCGCAGATCGGCTTCACCATCATCTCGCTGACCGTGTCGCTTATCGCGGTGCTGATCCCGCTGCTGTTCATGGGCGACGTGGTGGGCCGGCTGTTCCGCGAGTTCGCCGTGACGCTCGCCATCACCATCCTGATCTCGGGCGTGGTCTCGCTCACCTTGGTGCCGATGATGTCGGCGCGCTGGCTCAAGCACGAACCGAAGAAAGACGCGACGGGCACCGGCTTCGGCGCGCGCGCCCAGCGCTTCTTCGACGGCGTGATGGTGCGTTACGACCGCTCGCTGCACTGGGTGATCGCGCACCAGCCGCTCACGCTGCTGGTGGCGCTGCTCACCATGGTGCTGACCGTGCTGCTGTACCTCACGATCCCGAAGGGCCTGTTCCCCACGCAGGACACCGGCCAGCTGCAGGCCCGCGTGCAGGCCGCGCAAGACGTGTCTTTCGAACGCATGGCGCAACTGCAGCAGCAGGCCGCGCGCGCGATTCTTGAAGACCCCGATGTCGAGAACCTGAGTTCCTTCGTCGGCGTCGACGCGGCCAACAACACGATGCTGCACACCGGCAGCATGCTCATCAACCTGACGAAGAGCCACGACGACCAGCAGGAGGTGATGGACCGCCTGCGCGAGCGCGTGCAGAAGGTGGCGGGCCTCACGCTGTACCTGCAGCCCACGCAAGACCTGACCATCGATGCCGAGACCGGCCCGACCGAGTACCGCGTGTCGCTGGAAGGCGTGAACAGCGCGCTCGTCACCGAGTGGATGCAGAAGCTCGTGGCGAAGCTGCAGGACTCGGACAAGGTGCGCAACGTGAGCAGCGATGCTGGCGCGCAAGGCCTGGCCGCGTATGTGAACGTGAACCGCGACACGGCATCGCGGCTGTCGATCACTGCGAGTTCGGTGGACGATGCGCTGTACAGCGCCTTCGGCCAGCGCATCGTGTCGACCATTTTCACGGAGACGAACCAGTACCGCGTGATTCTGGAAGCGCAGCCCGGCATGGTGAACACGCCGCAGACGCTGGGGCAGTTGAACCTCATTGCGGGGTCGGGCACGGCGACGCCGCTGTCGGCTTTTGCGGAGATCAGCGAGCGGCAGGCGCCGTTGCAGATCACGCACGTGGCGCAGTATCCGGCGAGTACGTTGAACTTCGATACGGCGCCGGGGGTGTCACTCGGTGGTTCTGTTGCGGCGATTCGCGCGGCTGCGAAAGAGATCGGGTTGCCTGGGAGTGTGACGATGACTTTTCTGGGGGCTTCGGGGGCCTATGAGAAGTCTTTGTCGAATCAGCTGTGGTTGATTTTGGCGGCGGTGGTTTGTGTGTACATCGTGTTGGGGGTGCTGTACGAGAGCTATGTGCATCCGTTGACGATTTTGTCTACGTTGCCTTCTGCGGGGGTTGGGGCTTTGTTGGCTTTGATGATTACTGGCAATGACCTGGGGGTGATTGGGATCATCGGGATCATTCTGCTGATCGGCATCGTGAAGAAGAACGCGATCATGATGATCGACTTTGCTATTGATGCGGAGCGGACTCAAGGGAAGTCTGCGCGTGAAGCTATTCATCAGGCTGCTTTGCTGCGGTTTCGGCCGATCTTGATGACTACGCTGGCGGCTTTGTTTGCTGCTGTGCCGTTGATGTTGAGTTTTGGGGATGGGGCTGAGTTGAGGCGTCCTCTGGGGTTGGCGATTTTTGGTGGGTTGATTGTTAGTCAGTTGCTGACTTTGTTTACTACGCCGGTTATTTATTTGGCGTTTGATCGGTTGGGGGGAGGGAGTGCTCGTCGTTCTTCTTCGGAGCTTGAGGAGGAGACGGCTTGACCTTGTCCATCTCCTGCTGCTTGTTTTCTTTCCGAGGCCGGGAGTTCCGCCCGGCGGCGGACTCACTTTCTTTTGCTTCGCCAAAAGAAAGTAAGCAAAGAAAAGGCGACCCCACTGTCTGCGACCCCTGCGCTTCGCTACGGGGCAACCTGCGGTGCTCGCGTTTCGCGGGGTCTCGCAGAACTCGCTTCGCTCAAACAGCTGCGAGCCCTGATCCGCGAAACGCTGCGCTCCTCGGCGCAGCCAGAGGGGCTTCGATACCGGACGGGCCGTCGCTTCGCTCGGCCTGCGATCGGGCCTTTGCTTCGCTCGGCGACCGGACTTGCTCCCTCTCCCCCCGGGGAGAGGGCGGGGGTGAGGGCATCGGCCTTCATGCGCGCGAGGCGGTGTTTCTGTGCCACGGACCCTCACCCCAACCCTCTCCCCAAGGGGAGAGGGAGCAATTCAGGCCGAGCGCAGCGAAGGCTCGTGAGGTGTTCAGGCGCCGAGCGAAGCGATGGCCCGCTGGTATCCCAACCCCTTCTGTATGCGCCGAGGAGCGCAGCGTTTCGCGGATCAGGGCTCGCCCTTGTTTGAGCGAAGCGAGTTTGGGCGAGACCCCGCGAAACGCGAGCACCGCAGGTTGCCCGCAGCGAAGCGGAGGGACGCAGACAGCAGGGTCGCCTTTCTTTTGCCTACGTTTCTTTGGCGAAGCAAAGAAAAGTAGGTCGCCCGCCGGGGCGAGACCCGGCCTCGGAACCCAAAAGAAGGCACAGCGATGAACCTGTCGCGCCCCTTCGTCCGCCGCCCCATAGGCACAGTCCTGTTAACCATAGGCATCGCATTAGCAGGCATAGCCGCGTTCTTCGTCCTCCCGGTCTCCCCGCTCCCCCAAGTCGACTACCCAGTCATCTCGGTAAGAGCCTCGATCCCCGGAGCAAGCCCCGAGACGATGGCCACAAGCGTAGCGACGCCATTGGAAAGACACCTGGGAACAATCGCAGGCGTCAACGAAATGACGTCCACCAGCTCGGTAGGCTCCTCCCGCGTCACCCTGCAATTCGACCTCAGCCGCAACATCGACGGCGCAGCCAGAGAAGTCCAGGCCGCCATCAACGCCAGCCGCGTAGACCTGCCCGCCACGCTGAGAAGCAACCCCACCTACCGCAAAGCCAACCCAGCAGCTTCGCCAGTCATCATCCTGGCCCTCACGTCAAAGACGAAAACCCCAGGCCAGATCTACGACGCAGTCTCGAACATCGTCAGCCAGCGACTGTCGCAAGTCGACGGCGTAGGCGACGTAGAAATCGGAGGCGGCTCGCTCCCCGCCGTCCGCATCGAACTGCTCCCCTTCGCACTCAACCGCTACGGCATCAGCACCGACGACGTGCGCGCCGCGATCCAGGCATCGAACGCAAACCGCCCCAAGGGCATGGTGCAAGGCGAAGGCCGCAAGCTGCAGATCTACACGCAGACCCCGGCGCTGCGTGCAAGCGACTACGCCTCGATGGTCGTGGCCTGGCGCAACGGCGCGGCGGTGCGGCTGCGCGAGGTGGCCGACGTGATCGACGGCGTGGAAGACACGCGCACGCTGGGCCTGTTCAACGGCGAGCCGGCGATCATCGTGCTGATCACGCGGCAGCCTTCGGCCAACATCATCGAGACGGTCGACAACGTGCGCGCGCTGCTGCCCGAGCTGCAGGCGCAACTGCCGCCGGACGTGACGCTGCAGGTGGCGTCGGACAGCACCAATTCCATTCGCAGCTCGCTGCGCGAAGTGGAGATGACGCTGGTCATCGCAGTGCTGCTGGTGGTGCTGGTGGTCAGCCTGTTCTTGCGCAGCGTGCGCGCGACCGTGGTGCCGGCGGTGGCGACGGTGGTGGCGCTGCTGGGCACCTTCGGGGTGATGCACCTGCTGGGCTTCAGCCTCAACAACCTGAGCCTGATGGCGCTCACGGTGGCCACGGGCTTCGTGGTGGACGACGCGATCGTGGTGCTCGAGAACACCAGCCGGCACATCGAGGCCGGCATGTCGCGCATGAAGGCGGCGCTGCTCGGCGCGCAAGAGGTCGGCTTCACGGTGCTGTCGATCAGCGTGTCGCTGGTGGCGGTGTTCATTCCGCTGCTGTTCATGGGCGGGCAGGTGGGGCGGCTGTTCCGTGAGTTCGCGGTGACGCTGTCGGCGGCGGTGCTGATCTCGCTGGTCATCTCGCTCACCACCACGCCGATGATGTGCGCGTGGATGCTCAAGCCTGGCGGCAACAACGGCCACGGCAACGGCAAGCCGCCGGGCCGGTTCGGCCGCGCGGCGGAGCGCAGCTACGACTGGATGCTCAAGCGCTACGAGAGCGCGCTCGACTGGGCGCTCGACAGCAAGGCGATCGTCATGTTCGTGCTGCTGGCGGTGGTGGGGCTCAATGTCTACCTGTTCAGCGCGGCGCCGAAGGGCTTCTTCCCGCAGCAGGACAGCGGCCAGCTCAACGGCGGCCTGCGCGCCGACCAGAGCATTTCGTCGCAGGCCATGGCGGCCAAGTTGCGGGAGGTGGTCGACATCATCCGCAAGGACGAGGCGGTCGATACGGTGGTGGGCTTCACGGGCGGCGGGCGCGCGGGCGGCGGCTTCATGTTCGTCAACCTGAAGCCGGCCAGCCAGCGCAAGGACAGCGGCCTGGCGGTGATCGCGCGGCTGCGTCCGCAGCTGGCGCAGGTGACGGGGCTGCGCGTGTTCCTCGGCCCGGTGCAGGACGTGCGCTCGGGCGGGCGCTCCAGCAACTCCACCTACCAGTACACGCTCAAGAGCGACAGCCTGTCCGACCTGCGCACCTGGGCCGTGAAGCTGGCCGACGAGATGAAGCAGCAACCCACGCTGACCGACATCGACACCGACCAGGACCAGAACGGCGTGGAGACGGTGGCGAAGGTCGACCCCGACAGCGCGCGGCGCCTGGGGCTGACCTCCACCGCCATCGACAACGCGCTGTACAACGCCTTCGGCCAGCGGCAGGTGGCCACGATCTACACCGAGCTCAACCAGTACCACGTGGTGATGGAGTGGGCACCGGCCTACACGCGCAGCCCGAACGCGCTGCGCGACGTGTACGTGCCCGCCACGCGGACCTCGGTGGTGGGCGGGCAGGCCGTGACCACGCAGGTCGCCGCAACCACATCGACAAGCACCTCGGCCGCCTCCACCTCGGCCGCCGCGACGGTGCCGGTTTCGGCCAATGCCGGCCTGCGCAACGCCTCGACCGGCAACGTGCTGAGCAACACGGCCACCACGCTGGTGCCGCTGTCGGCGGTGGCGAAGTTCGAGGAGCAGTCGGTCGCGACCTCGGTGAGCCATGAAGACGGCGAGCTCGCCACCACCATCTCGTTCAACCTGGCCGAGGGCGCCAACCTGGGCGATGCGCGCGAGGCCATCGCCAAGGCCGAGGCCAACATCGCGATGCCGACGAATGTGCGCGGGGCCTTTGCCGGCACCGCACTGAGCGCGCAGCAGTCGCAGGGGCAGCAGGTGATGCTGATTTTGGCGGCGCTGGTGGTGATCTACATCGTGCTGGGCATCCTGTACGAGAGCCTGGTGCATCCGGTGACGGTGCTCTCGACCTTGCCCTCGGCCGGCGTGGGCGCGGTGCTGGCGCTCTTGATGTTCCGCATGGAGTTTTCCATCATTGCGCTGATCGGCGTGTTCCTGCTGATCGGCATCGTGAAGAAGAACGCCATTTTGATCATCGACTTCGCGCTGGAGGCCGAGCGCTCGCGCGGCCTGAGCCCGCTCGAGGCGGTGCGCGAGGCCTGCCTGCTGCGCTTCCGTCCCATCCTGATGACCACGCTGGCCGCCGCGCTCGGCGCACTGCCGCTGGCCATCGGCTTCGGCGAGGGCGCCGAACTGCGCCGGCCGCTGGGCGTGGCGATCATCGGCGGGCTCATCGCGAGCCAGCTGCTGACGCTGCTCACCACGCCGGTGGTGTACCTGCTGCTCGACAAGCTGCGCCGCCGCGGCAAGAACGAACACGCGCTGAGCCGCGCTCCGGCCGCCTGAGATCCACGACCATGAATGCCTCTATCTCCTCCCTTGGTTCTTCGCGCCGCTTCTTCGCGCTGAGCACGCTCGCGCTGGCCGCCGTGCTCGCCGGTTGCGCCGTCGGCCCGGCCTACCAGTTGCCTGCTTCCGCCGCGCCCGCCGGCTGGAAGGAACAGCCCGCCGCCGACGGCTGGCTGCCCGCCGCGCCGGCCGACGCACTCGACCGCGGCGAATGGTGGAGGCTCTTCGGCGACGCCACGCTCGATGAACTCGCGGGGCGCGTGCAGGTGTCGAACCAGAACATCGCCGCCGCCGTCGCCAACTACACGCAGGCCCAGGCGCTGGTGCGCGAGCAGCGCGCGGGGCTGTTCCCGTCGGTGTCGCTCGACGGCAGCGGCAGGCGCTCGGGCACGGTGGGCGGCAACGCCTCGGCCAGCCCGTCGAATGCCTTCGGCGCCACGCTGGGCGCGAGCTGGACGCCCGATGTGTGGGGCCGGCTGCGCGAAACCGTCAACAGCGCGCAGGCCAATGCGCAGGCCAGCGAGGCCGACCTGGCCTCGGCGCGGCTGTCGGCCATCGGCGACCTGGCGACCAACTACTTCTCGCTGCGCGAGGCCGACGCCGAGATCGTGCTGCTCGACGAAACCATCCTCGGCTACCAGCGCGCCTTCGAGATCACAAGCAACCGCTACGCCGCCGGCATCGCCGCGCAGACCGACGTGCTGCAGGCGCAGACCCAGCTGGTGAACGCCAAGGCCGACCGCGTGGGCCTGCAGCGCACGCGCGCCACGCTGGAGCACGCCATCGCGATGTTGGTGGGCGTGGCGCCGGCCGACTTCAGCCTGCCGCCCGCGCGCTGGACGCCCACGGTGCCCGGCATTCCGACCGGCGTGCCCTCGACGCTGCTGCAGCGCCGGCCCGACATCG
This window harbors:
- a CDS encoding efflux transporter outer membrane subunit codes for the protein MNASISSLGSSRRFFALSTLALAAVLAGCAVGPAYQLPASAAPAGWKEQPAADGWLPAAPADALDRGEWWRLFGDATLDELAGRVQVSNQNIAAAVANYTQAQALVREQRAGLFPSVSLDGSGRRSGTVGGNASASPSNAFGATLGASWTPDVWGRLRETVNSAQANAQASEADLASARLSAIGDLATNYFSLREADAEIVLLDETILGYQRAFEITSNRYAAGIAAQTDVLQAQTQLVNAKADRVGLQRTRATLEHAIAMLVGVAPADFSLPPARWTPTVPGIPTGVPSTLLQRRPDIAAAERAVAAANAQIGIARSAYYPNISLTASVGSNASRVKDLFGSANTLWGLGLSVAQVVFDAGAISASVDAAKAGHEASVARYRQTVLAAFQTVEDQLTTGATLAQQEGLRREATAAADKTEQQLLNRYRAGQVSYTDVVQAQAAALSARRALVQLQVNRQAAAIALIQAMGGGWQADWMGDARPAGNSTSNNNAASRTP
- a CDS encoding efflux RND transporter permease subunit, with the translated sequence MNLSRPFVRRPIGTVLLTIGIALAGIAAFFVLPVSPLPQVDYPVISVRASIPGASPETMATSVATPLERHLGTIAGVNEMTSTSSVGSSRVTLQFDLSRNIDGAAREVQAAINASRVDLPATLRSNPTYRKANPAASPVIILALTSKTKTPGQIYDAVSNIVSQRLSQVDGVGDVEIGGGSLPAVRIELLPFALNRYGISTDDVRAAIQASNANRPKGMVQGEGRKLQIYTQTPALRASDYASMVVAWRNGAAVRLREVADVIDGVEDTRTLGLFNGEPAIIVLITRQPSANIIETVDNVRALLPELQAQLPPDVTLQVASDSTNSIRSSLREVEMTLVIAVLLVVLVVSLFLRSVRATVVPAVATVVALLGTFGVMHLLGFSLNNLSLMALTVATGFVVDDAIVVLENTSRHIEAGMSRMKAALLGAQEVGFTVLSISVSLVAVFIPLLFMGGQVGRLFREFAVTLSAAVLISLVISLTTTPMMCAWMLKPGGNNGHGNGKPPGRFGRAAERSYDWMLKRYESALDWALDSKAIVMFVLLAVVGLNVYLFSAAPKGFFPQQDSGQLNGGLRADQSISSQAMAAKLREVVDIIRKDEAVDTVVGFTGGGRAGGGFMFVNLKPASQRKDSGLAVIARLRPQLAQVTGLRVFLGPVQDVRSGGRSSNSTYQYTLKSDSLSDLRTWAVKLADEMKQQPTLTDIDTDQDQNGVETVAKVDPDSARRLGLTSTAIDNALYNAFGQRQVATIYTELNQYHVVMEWAPAYTRSPNALRDVYVPATRTSVVGGQAVTTQVAATTSTSTSAASTSAAATVPVSANAGLRNASTGNVLSNTATTLVPLSAVAKFEEQSVATSVSHEDGELATTISFNLAEGANLGDAREAIAKAEANIAMPTNVRGAFAGTALSAQQSQGQQVMLILAALVVIYIVLGILYESLVHPVTVLSTLPSAGVGAVLALLMFRMEFSIIALIGVFLLIGIVKKNAILIIDFALEAERSRGLSPLEAVREACLLRFRPILMTTLAAALGALPLAIGFGEGAELRRPLGVAIIGGLIASQLLTLLTTPVVYLLLDKLRRRGKNEHALSRAPAA